The DNA segment TACTTCTCGGAAAAAGCCTAAATATGGGGACTGCTACTTTTCGCCTTCGATAAGGTCTATATTCTGTTCCCAATAGAAATTTAATCCTATTTATTAATCTTTTTTAACTGCTAAAAGCTATCACTCTTATATACATCATTTACGTAAGATAGAGTCTCCGTTATCCAAGAAATGACTCACTTCCTTTGGAGACATAAGCTTGTCCTTCGTTCTTTTATCATTCTACAACTATTGTAGACTATTCAAAGGTATGACGAACAGTGTAATTCCCCCAATTCCTCTGCGTTATATCGGAACCACAAAAAGAGGAGCGGGATAATGTATAAATATCATTGATTCTCATTGACTGAAATACATATATCCCGGTCCCTTTTTGATGTTCATTCCTCCATATCCTCCTGTTCCTTAACACGTAGCCGATAGATGTAATAGATGGGAATGATTCCGCAAATAAAGAGGATGGAGCCGATGAGGAGGGCATCCGGTAATCCGAACCCAGGTGTCAATAAGGTGAGAGTGGAGACAATGATGACGATGGTCATTAATACGAGCAGGCTTATTCGAAAGGATCTGGCCGGATTTTGAACAGATTGTTCGTTTTCTACACTTACCCTCATGGATAAATAGGCAGAGAGTATCGTTGTCAGCATAAAGAGGAGCCATAGCGGGTTCGCCCGCATTTCGTCAGCCCCGCCCTGTAAAAATGAATGACCAAGAATGCCTAAAATGCCGATTGTTTGAACAATATAGACGGTCTTTATGTTTTGTAAATTCCTCATAATCAGGCGTTCGTCTTTTATTTTCTTCACTAGAATTCCTCCTTTTCTATCCAAAAGATCTCATCTAAAGATGCGTTGACTGCATAGCAAATGAGCAAACATAGTTTTAAGGAAGGGTTGTATTTTCCTTTCTCAATGAGGCTTACAGTCTGTCTTGTTATGCCAACTTTTTGAGCTAACTGAAGCTGTGTTAATCCGGCATTCACACGCGCTTTTTTAACTGAATTTTCCATAAACACCCCTTTTCAACGTAACATATAGATTCCATTATGTAAAATATAATTTACATATTTAGGTCGATAAATTTTTTCGGTTTCAATTCATTAGGCAGAACACCTAACCCTCCGATATAATGACTGATAAGAGGTGAATAGACATATGCTGAATAAGTTTCGAGATAAACTGAAGGACATGAGTAAAAATGGAGTGACCATCCCAATTAAGCCAATGATGCTTGAGCAGCTGATGAAAAGGCAAGCAGACTTGAAGGAAATCAAAGTAGAAATCACGTCAGAGCACTTAGTTATTCGCGGCGCAACAGGAGAAGGAGATCGAACAGGAAGGAATCCCATAAGCTTTGAGGCAGCATTAAAGCCTGTTCACATGGAGAAGAGAGTAATCGTGTTTGAGGTTAGCCAAGTTAAACCAGCAGATTTGAACCTGACAGATATAAACATCTTTAACCAACCGCCATTCGCCCAATCCTCCACACATACCGTAAAAATTGATTTCAACTCATGGGATATCGTTAGTAAAATACCGGTGGGCAAAATTAAACATTATGAGATGACCAATGGGGCGATTAATTTAACTCTTTCCCTGTAAATAGAGAGGAATTTCCCCAGACTAATAGAACTAGACATTTAAACAGTAGGAATCTCCATTAATGAGATTCCTTTTTAGTGGATAAGGAGAATTTATGGCACAAAGATATAATAGCTGGGCTTTTTATTTGATGCTTATTTGTTTAGGGTTAGCATCCTACTCGGTCTATTCTAATCTGAATCATGGATGGCAGATTGCTCCTCCAAATTATGTTTTATCGCTCATTAGTTTGCTAGCCTTCATCATGGGGATGATTGGCTTTAAGGATAAGAGGAATTGGAAAACAAAAACAAGAAGCTGGCTGACCTTAATTTTATCTTTTTTCTTGGGCAGTGCACTGCTTTTGGTGGTCATGCTGTCATTCGCTGCTTCTGCAATAGGAGCGAATGAATATTTAAAAACAGTACAATCACCTAATGATCATTATACAATTGATTTTTACCGGTATGATGCGGGAGCGTTTGGATCATTTGGTGTGAGGGGTGAACTTAATGGTCCGCTATGGTTTAAAAAACGGATTTTTTACCAGGATTCAATAGAGAAGGTTCATGTGGAATGGAAGGATAGTACTACAGTATACATTAACGAACATCTCCTCGATTTGAAAGAAGGAGAGACATATGGATATTAGATTTTCTCCTTCGAATATGATTCTTGCGGTAAAGGGAAATGGTGTCAGCTGTTTCCTTTTTTGCGTTGCTTATGAATTCGGTGAGGGAAGTCAAATGTATCTGACAGTAAATGTCTGTTTCCAGTTAAAAATGTTTGAGTGTTACTTAGAAAGGATATAAGATTCAGTTAGAGTATGGTGTAGTTATTTATACCACACTGTATTTGACATTATTCTCAAATGATTTGAGGAAATATATACGAATTCTACAAAAATATGACGAATGATGGAACCATTAGATGCTAGTAATCGTATTAATAGAATAAGATACTATATCGAAGGATGATTCATACTTGTTAAACTATAAAATATACAGTCAAGAGCATGCAGAATGGGTAGTTTTAGTCCATGGAGCTGGCGGAAGCTCAACGATTTGGTATAAGCAAATTCGAGCATACCGTAAGCATTTTAATGTGTTGGCAGTAGATCTTAGAGGACATGGTGCTTGCCGTATTGATAACAGTCCGACAAAATATACGCTTGATTTGGTCAGCAAAGATATTCTGGATGTACTAGATTCATTGGAAATCGAAAAAGCCCATTTTGTGGGGATCTCATTAGGGACTATGCTGATTCGTCATTTAGCTGAGACCAATCCCGAACGCTTCTATACGATGCTGCTGGCTGGAGCGGTGATCCGCCTTACACCGAGGCTTCATATGTTATTAGGGATAGCCAATACATTCAAAAAAATGATTCCGTTTATGTGGTTATATAAAATGTTTGCTTGGATTTTAATGCCTAGAAAAAGGCATCAATCCTCCCGTTATCTCTTTATACGAGAGGCAAAGAAAATTAAGCATCGAGAATTTTTGCGCTGGTTATCGCTAACAGGCGGGTTGGCGAAATATTTAGTGAAAATCAATGAAAAGGATACAGGCATTCCATCCCTCTATATTATGGGAGATGAGGATTATGTCTTTTTGGAACCGGTCAAGCGATTGGTGAAGCTGCAGCCTTCTAGTCATTTAGTGATTCTGGAGGAAAGCGGCCATGTGTGCAATGTGGATCAGGCTGAGAAATTTAATGAAGTATCCTTGCGATTTTTAAATAATTCATGTGGTAAAAATGCGTCTTTCGTGTAATAGCACCCTGAATGATATTAGAGCAGCGGTGATAACGTAACTGTTTTGATATAAGATGATCTATATCAGTAGAACCTCCAATCCGAAACTTTTGTACTATTTTGTACTTATGCAAGTGAAACCTACTCATTCGACAAAACTAGAGTATTTCTGCATCAGGTTTTTACAGAATATGTATATTCCGTTAGCTATAATAGATGCAAAGGAATGGGAGGGACAGTATGCGCACATATATAATCTATCTAATCGAAAAACAATTCGCCAATCATTTTTATGGGCGTGAACATATGTTTTATGACTTATTCCATGATTATGAGGAAACTGAGGGAGAAGAAAAGCGAATTCTTCGCCGCCAGATCATGTGTGTGACAAAACGAATACCCGCTGGCCTGTTCAGCTCTTATATGGACGAAAAAATCACGAGTAAGCAAGGATGCTTTGAAGAAAATGGGGTATATTATATCCGTAAGAATAGAAATGGAGCGGTCAGTGAGGCATCTCTTGCGTTTAGGAATCACTCATTGATCCTGCATGCTTCAGGAAGCTACGAGAGTGAGACGATCTTCTTTGAATGGCTCAGACAATGGAATCCTTACTTCCTCGCACTCGATACAGGAGAAGGACGCTGTGCATGGCTCAGACCAATCAAGCAGCCGAAATTCATTCTTTCTTGAGCATGGAAGCCATGACCTAACCTCTCTAGCGCTAAAATTGCTACTTTTCAAGCGATAACAGCATAATACGCCAAAATCTGATAGAAATATCACCCCACATATGGTATTATTACTCTTGGTTTAATAATGTCTGTTAGACAGCACGGAGGAGGTTATTAAGGATTATGTTATACTATATTCTAACAGGAATCATTGCTTTGCTTGCTGGTGTAGCTTTAGGATTCTTCATCGCTCGTAAATACATGATGGACTACCTAAAGAAAAACCCGCCAATCAATGAGCAAATGATCAAGATGATGATGACACAAATGGGAATGAAACCTTCCCAAAAGAAAGTAAATCAAATGATGAATGCAATGAACAAGCAGCAAGGGAAATAAGCCCTGTTTATGCCTGGTTAACGCATCATTATGCTGATTTTGGTTTATGATAGTTATCTTTTTACATAAAAAGATGTAACCTTCATCTAGTGGATGAAGTTTTCATAGCCGGCATTTCTAAACCACTTTTTCTGTAAATGTCCACTGACATTTATAGAGGAGTGGTTTTTATTTCGTTACAATATTTTCTTTTTGTTACAAAATATTACAAAATGAACTACCTGATTCTAATTTATGGTAAAATAGTATCCTCAACTATACAAGCATAAAGGGGATACGGAATTGGCAAAAGTAAAACATTTTATTAAAGAAGGGAAAATAATTAGAGAAACGAAGATAGGAAAAAATATTGAGCAGGAAGAAGTGACTCAGGAAGAGTTTGAAAGGCATGAGTCTCGCAAAAGTGCTAATGGCTGTATATGGAATACCTTTATTTTTATCATAAGTATGATTTTTATCTACATAGTCATCTCTCAAATTTGATCAATCTGCATGATTGGTCTTTTTTATTGGCTCGTTTCTACCTTTTGTTAATTTTAAGTGGGTGAATTTGTCATTTCTGCTAAAATAGTAATATAAGAATGTCATCTGTATTAAATTTTCATCTAGAAAGAAGGTAAGGTATGGAGTATATAAAAGACAAACCCACACATTCAGAGAAGGATATAAATCTTAAAGACGCAATATTTGTATTTTCATCCTTTACGTTTATTTGCTTAGCAGTCGTTTTTGCTCTTATCGTTTATGATGTACTCACAATTCAAAGCTTCTTATCATTTGAGAAACCCATTGCCATGGCCATATGTATAGTTGCCGCTTCCATTGGTCTGCTCTTGTTCGGTGTGATTTTAACGCGTTATATTCCCTCAAGATACATTGACGATACAAACAAAGATTATCAAAACGGTCCGTTGTTAGGTGTTTTTTTCTTAATGTTTACGGGGGCATTATTTGAAGAGATCTTATTCAGGGGAATTATTCAAAACTTGATTTACGTATTTATCGAAAACCAATGGATTGCCATCATAGCAACAACGGTATTGTTTTTAGGTTTTCATATTCAATATTTCAAAAAAACGATCATGTTAGTCAATATAATGGTTCCAAGTCTGACTTTTGGTTGGATTTATTTCGAAACAAACAATATTTTTGTTCCATTTCTTGTGCATTTTCTCATGAACTTTGGGATAACGTTATTATTTAAATACAATTTTATCAGGGTTAAAAGGTAATTTTATCGAACTGTTCTCAACCTATTAACAGCTATACAAACCAATTTTTATATGTCTAACAAATCTTGAGGTTGTCACTGTATCTGTACATAGCAAAGCAGAAGGGTGAATATACTCACCTAATCGCAGTATCTATTTGAGATAAGCAGAGAAACTCTGGCAACAAGTATATGCATGCGCTAAAAAATGATTTTTTAATCCATTAAATCCATACATACTTCAACCAATCATTCAGTCCCATGGAGTCTTGTTCAATAGGTATGACGACTAAGTTATCGTATTAGCATAATAAACGTTGTATGCCCTTATGGTTAATCGTCTGCATACAATCGGCTTTTCAATTCAGCGATTATGAAGGAGGGGACGGATTGAAGGAGGATCATGCAGCCGTAACAAAGAGGAAAAAGAACACGATCATCTATTTGATTGTTCTGGTCATTGGTGTGTTCTTTTTAACCGTTTTCCTTTGGTATCAAGGATTCTTAATCCCAAACGCCAGGTTTGCTAATGAATATCCCATCAAAGGAGTGGACGTATCGGCTTATCAAGGTGAAATAGTGTGGGATCAACTGGAGAAGCAGGATATGCGGTTTGCTTTTATCAAAGCGACTGAGGGAAGTGCCCATGTGGATCGGTACTTTGAGATGAATTGGCATGAAGCGAAGGATACGAGACTGCGTATAGGTGCTTATCATTTTTTTAGCTTTGACAGTGATGGCAAGACTCAAGGCCAGCATTTCATCAATACGGTACCAGCTGATAAGGATTCCTTGCCGCCGGTCATTGATGTGGAATTTTACGGTGATAAAGAGAAACATCCCCCTGATGTGAAAGAGGTTAAGAAAGAATTAGACAATATGGTTCGGATGCTTGAAAATCACTATGGAAAACGGGTAATTATATACACGACCAGTAAAGCATATAATTTTTACATAAAGAATCACTTCGAGGATTGCGATATATGGATAAGGGATGTCTATGGCAAGCCATCCTTGCCGGATAAGCGAAAGTGGACCTTTTGGCAGTACACAGACAGGGAACGTTTGGATGGATATGAAGGAGAGGAGAAATTTATTGATGTGAATGTTTTTAAGGGTGATGAGGAGGCATTTAGAGAGTATGGACGATAATACTCCGTATGTGAAGCTGCTTAATCGATTAAGTGGCTTTTTCTTATGTGAATGTAGGATATCGCTATAAATTAGGTTGATATTTCCTTTCTTGAGAGCGATTAGTCAAGGTGGAGAATCAATTGACATCATCGGGCAACTAAAATAAGAGGGAGGCAGTGCATAAGGATGGTAAAGAGAAAGATACTCACTGCGATGGTCGCAAGCTTTATATTTGCCCTGCTTTTTATGATGGATGGCTTTAGTGTGAATGGCTTCCTTAATTTATTTTATATAAACATAATGATAGCCAGTACCTATGGAGTGAGTACATCTGTCTTTAGTGATTGGCTCAGTAACAAGATTACGGATAGAACCTATGCACGTGAAATCATCTCCTTCATCTTTCATTGTTTTTTTGGATTAATATTTTTTGTCTTTGGTTTCCTATCCGCCATCCTATTTTTTATTATCGATCGTTTATTCATAAAAGCAAAAGTGGAGATTGGGTGGATGCCAGTTATCATCGCATTCATAATGGTTGTGCTGGCATTTTTCCTTTTGATTAATCGTTAGCCCAACTTTTCGACCCTACCAGGAATAGAGTCAGTCTGTATCATCCTGAAATCTTTCACAGGACAAAGAGTAAGATTCTCCAATTAGCGAATACAAGGCTCATGACGATGCCATTTTTGATAACATTGACGATAATCCTGTTGTATTTCTGTTCTTTTGCTTTATCATGGCTTCGGTATAAAGGCAGATTAATATTATGTGGATCTCTCTCCATGTAGCTAAATAGGAGCCATACCAAAATTCCGATGAAGGGGAGTCCTAGGATGCTTATTTTATCTCCTCGGTGTGAAACATGCTCGTTTCCATCAATATTCATAGGGATATGATTAGGCAGTGCTGTCCATTGGATGAATATGTAGGTGAAACTAGTGATCAGCAAAATGATAACCATTAAATCGAGTAAGCGTTCAAAGCGGGTAGGGGAATGGATTTGGGTTTTCTTCAATGATTTCGAGCCTCCTTATCGTTTGACAAATATTTCTATTTAAGTATGCTAAAGTTTCAATGGTATGGCAACCATCTATAACTAGAAGTTCAATAGCCTATTCCTGTTTGGTTTAGGATTAATAGGAAGTTGGATGGTGAATAGATAGTGTAAGACTATTTAATGGAATGGGGAATGAACGATTGAAGGATTTCCTTGCCGGTTTTTCGATTTTCCTTGTTATATTGGCTCTGTTTGTCCCGGTCGGTTTAGTTTATGCGCTGATTATTCATTTTACCGGTCAGTACTATGCATCTATCATTATTTTAGTTCTGTTCCTTCTTTTGTTTTGCTACATCGATATAGGTATTAGTACTTTGATAGATAGCTTCTTGCAAGCGTCTAAGGAACGGTATGAGGGCTTGTATCTGCCAAAGCTAGTTGGCAATCTGCTGGAATTTTGCGGGACATTGATTGTGTTAAGTGCGCTCGATTATTTCATGGATGGGATTGAGCTGTCGATTCTCATTAAATTGGTCATCGCGCTTATTCACGAGATTGCGAGTCTTTTCCTGGAGGGATTGGAGACAGGGGAAGAGGTGGAAGGGGCTGATCTTGCTCCTGAGGTCATGAATGATATCCATCACTGTCTCAAGCAAGCGAGCTGGACTGATTGCGTGGCGATGATGCATGAAAAATATCCGCATATTCCAAAGGGTGAAATCATCCATGCAGTCCGCAAAGTTTATATCGATAATAAAAAAGGTTCCAGTGAATAAATGCTGGAACCTTTTGATTTTAAAGGGAGTCCTTAATCAGTTTCTTGTAATAAAGCACAGACAGGAGACCGAAGATGGAGTAAAGGACCGTATAGATGACCATGACAATCAGCATTGGAGCCCAGAGCTCCGTCCCGAAGAGGAACCATCCTGATTGAACGGCAAAATAGCTGTGCGAGAGTCCCAGGATGAGCGGGATGCCGAAGTTAAAGAGCTGCTTGGCCGCTATGCCTTTGAGCATGTCCTGTTCGGTGAAGCCGAGCTTGCGCAAGATCGTATAATTCGGCAGTTCATCCTCTCCTTCATCCATCTGTTTAAAGTAGAGAATACATCCAGACGTAATCAGGAACGTCAGTCCAAGGAAGGCGACAATGAACATCGTCAGCCCCATCATGGTCTTCATATCAACAATTAATTGAGGACGGGATTTATTCATGTAATCATCCGTAGAAGCCTGCATGAAAAGCTCGTTCGCTTTATCAAGATTGGCCTCATGATTAATCGTAATGCCGTTATAGACAGTTGACTCCATTTGAATAGAGGGGTCGGGTTTTTTGGCGATTTCATCAAAAACAGACTGATCGACAAGGAGAACCGGCATGCCGAACGTGAAATAGGAGGAAACAAGGAATTCCCTTTCCAATCCCATAAACGATGTTTCAATCGCCCCATTTGGTCCTTCAATGATTAATTTCCCTGAATCCTTCATTTGAAAAAGACTTGCGTCATCATCGCTGAACCCTGACATCATCGATTCATCCTTGGCTAAATCTAGCCCCTTAATGGCTGTTTCGCTTATGACAGGCATTGTTTTGCGGGTTTGATTATAGTCCATTGCTTCAAAATATCGGGTGCTCATCACATCGCTTAAGTCTGTATAAGCTTGAACGATTTTCACTTCTTTGTCGGTAAAAGTGATCTGGTTCTCTGCTAATAAATCAGTGAATGTTGCATAATCTTCCTGATTCGCGAATGAAAAGTCAGCTGCCACATTACTTTGTGCGGTTTTTTCCACCGAATAATAGGAGATGTAGCTCAGAGACAAGAGGCCGATGGCGAGCGCTGAAACGGTCGTAATGATTGTCAGCAAGAGTGCATTCGACTTCATTCGAAACATAATGGATGATAAAGACAGGACATCTCTAATCGTTAAATAGCCGTTCTTCTTTTTCCGCAGCAGATTGAAGAGGAAACGAATAGAGCCCTTATAGAAAAGATAGGTCCCGATAATGACGGCGGCGAGTATAAAGAGCATAGCAAACAACAATTCATTCGTCGTGGAAAAGTCACCGCTGAAAAGCTTGGAAGAAACATAATAGCCAGTCGCGATGGACAGAATGCCGATAAGACCAATCAGTATCTCCCAAATGGAAATTTTGCCTGCCTTCATTTCCGTGGTTGATTCGGTATGGAACAAGGAAAGGATGCCTTTTCGTTTAATATAGAAATAATTCATCAATAAGGTGATGAGAAAGATCCCGAAAAAGACGATAAGCGTCTGGGCAAGTGCCGCACCGGAAAACCTTAATGAAGCCACGTCCTCCGTTCCTGCTATATTGATTAAGAGCATCATCAATAATTTGGAGGAGGCGAATCCAAGGAATACGCCTCCAAGCAAGGCGCCAAAATAAAGGATGCTGTTTTCGACAGAGAGAATCCAAAAGACTTTCTGCTTGCTCATTCCAACTAATTGATACAAGCCGATTTCCTTGCTGCGTCTTTTCATGAAAAGATTATTGGCGTAGGCAAGAAAGACGGCAACAATGGCAATCAGTAGGATAGACGCCACACCCATGGCAGCTTCTCCTTTAATGGAACCTTCTGCAGCATCCATGGCCGGATCGTACTGCAGTGTCACGAAGGAAAAATAGAGGGCTGCGCTGAAGATAAGGGCAAACACGTACAGATAATAATTCTTCAGGTTCTTCTTCAGGCTTTGGCTGATTAGCTTTCCTGTGCTCATACTTGAACACCGCCTAAGATACCTTGCGTTTTCATGATGGCCTTGAAAAATTGCTGGCGATTTTCTTCCCCTTTATTTAGCTGGGTATAAATCTGCCCGTCCTTAATGAAGATGACACGGCTGCAATAGCTGGCCGCGAGCGGGTCATGGGTGACCATCACGATTGTGGAGCTTAGCTCCTCATTCAGCTGGCTGAGCTTCTGCAATAGGTCTGAAGCTGACTTGGAGTCTAATGCTCCCGTCGGCTCATCCGCGAAGATGATGCTTGGCTCATGAATGAATGCTCTGGCCGCGGCCGTCCGCTGTTTCTGTCCGCCTGATATTTCATTCGGATACTTGTTTTTGACCTCCATGATGCCTAAGTTTTTAGCGATTTCATTGAATCTTTGTTCGGCCTCTTTTTTGTTTACTTTCTGGACAGAAAGGGGGAGGAGGATATTCTCCTTGACCGTTAATGTATCTAATAG comes from the Pradoshia eiseniae genome and includes:
- a CDS encoding CPBP family intramembrane glutamic endopeptidase, with amino-acid sequence MEYIKDKPTHSEKDINLKDAIFVFSSFTFICLAVVFALIVYDVLTIQSFLSFEKPIAMAICIVAASIGLLLFGVILTRYIPSRYIDDTNKDYQNGPLLGVFFLMFTGALFEEILFRGIIQNLIYVFIENQWIAIIATTVLFLGFHIQYFKKTIMLVNIMVPSLTFGWIYFETNNIFVPFLVHFLMNFGITLLFKYNFIRVKR
- a CDS encoding GH25 family lysozyme, which produces MKEDHAAVTKRKKNTIIYLIVLVIGVFFLTVFLWYQGFLIPNARFANEYPIKGVDVSAYQGEIVWDQLEKQDMRFAFIKATEGSAHVDRYFEMNWHEAKDTRLRIGAYHFFSFDSDGKTQGQHFINTVPADKDSLPPVIDVEFYGDKEKHPPDVKEVKKELDNMVRMLENHYGKRVIIYTTSKAYNFYIKNHFEDCDIWIRDVYGKPSLPDKRKWTFWQYTDRERLDGYEGEEKFIDVNVFKGDEEAFREYGR
- the sirA gene encoding sporulation inhibitor of replication protein SirA, which encodes MRTYIIYLIEKQFANHFYGREHMFYDLFHDYEETEGEEKRILRRQIMCVTKRIPAGLFSSYMDEKITSKQGCFEENGVYYIRKNRNGAVSEASLAFRNHSLILHASGSYESETIFFEWLRQWNPYFLALDTGEGRCAWLRPIKQPKFILS
- a CDS encoding YrvL family regulatory protein gives rise to the protein MKDFLAGFSIFLVILALFVPVGLVYALIIHFTGQYYASIIILVLFLLLFCYIDIGISTLIDSFLQASKERYEGLYLPKLVGNLLEFCGTLIVLSALDYFMDGIELSILIKLVIALIHEIASLFLEGLETGEEVEGADLAPEVMNDIHHCLKQASWTDCVAMMHEKYPHIPKGEIIHAVRKVYIDNKKGSSE
- a CDS encoding ABC transporter ATP-binding protein, whose amino-acid sequence is MNILEAVKVHKFYGNKFNKQEVLKGIDLTIQKGEFIGIMGASGSGKTTLLNVLSSIDKASRGTINIEGQETTKMKDKKIAQFRMNHLGFIFQDYHLLDTLTVKENILLPLSVQKVNKKEAEQRFNEIAKNLGIMEVKNKYPNEISGGQKQRTAAARAFIHEPSIIFADEPTGALDSKSASDLLQKLSQLNEELSSTIVMVTHDPLAASYCSRVIFIKDGQIYTQLNKGEENRQQFFKAIMKTQGILGGVQV
- a CDS encoding ABC transporter permease, whose translation is MSTGKLISQSLKKNLKNYYLYVFALIFSAALYFSFVTLQYDPAMDAAEGSIKGEAAMGVASILLIAIVAVFLAYANNLFMKRRSKEIGLYQLVGMSKQKVFWILSVENSILYFGALLGGVFLGFASSKLLMMLLINIAGTEDVASLRFSGAALAQTLIVFFGIFLITLLMNYFYIKRKGILSLFHTESTTEMKAGKISIWEILIGLIGILSIATGYYVSSKLFSGDFSTTNELLFAMLFILAAVIIGTYLFYKGSIRFLFNLLRKKKNGYLTIRDVLSLSSIMFRMKSNALLLTIITTVSALAIGLLSLSYISYYSVEKTAQSNVAADFSFANQEDYATFTDLLAENQITFTDKEVKIVQAYTDLSDVMSTRYFEAMDYNQTRKTMPVISETAIKGLDLAKDESMMSGFSDDDASLFQMKDSGKLIIEGPNGAIETSFMGLEREFLVSSYFTFGMPVLLVDQSVFDEIAKKPDPSIQMESTVYNGITINHEANLDKANELFMQASTDDYMNKSRPQLIVDMKTMMGLTMFIVAFLGLTFLITSGCILYFKQMDEGEDELPNYTILRKLGFTEQDMLKGIAAKQLFNFGIPLILGLSHSYFAVQSGWFLFGTELWAPMLIVMVIYTVLYSIFGLLSVLYYKKLIKDSL
- a CDS encoding DUF5412 family protein; its protein translation is MAQRYNSWAFYLMLICLGLASYSVYSNLNHGWQIAPPNYVLSLISLLAFIMGMIGFKDKRNWKTKTRSWLTLILSFFLGSALLLVVMLSFAASAIGANEYLKTVQSPNDHYTIDFYRYDAGAFGSFGVRGELNGPLWFKKRIFYQDSIEKVHVEWKDSTTVYINEHLLDLKEGETYGY
- a CDS encoding helix-turn-helix transcriptional regulator, whose product is MENSVKKARVNAGLTQLQLAQKVGITRQTVSLIEKGKYNPSLKLCLLICYAVNASLDEIFWIEKEEF
- a CDS encoding alpha/beta fold hydrolase, producing MLNYKIYSQEHAEWVVLVHGAGGSSTIWYKQIRAYRKHFNVLAVDLRGHGACRIDNSPTKYTLDLVSKDILDVLDSLEIEKAHFVGISLGTMLIRHLAETNPERFYTMLLAGAVIRLTPRLHMLLGIANTFKKMIPFMWLYKMFAWILMPRKRHQSSRYLFIREAKKIKHREFLRWLSLTGGLAKYLVKINEKDTGIPSLYIMGDEDYVFLEPVKRLVKLQPSSHLVILEESGHVCNVDQAEKFNEVSLRFLNNSCGKNASFV
- a CDS encoding YneF family protein, whose product is MLYYILTGIIALLAGVALGFFIARKYMMDYLKKNPPINEQMIKMMMTQMGMKPSQKKVNQMMNAMNKQQGK